ATCTTCCGTTTTATGTAAAGAGACGACAAATTTGACAGCACGGCTGTCAGAAAGAAGCCGAATCTTTTCCATCATCTCAGGGCTATACATTTGCGCTTCATCCAGTAGGATAATGATCTCTCTTTTACCTCTGAGGTTTTTACAGAAATCAACCAATGAGGCAAAATTCACTTCAGTGTTGCTCGGTAGATCTTTTTTTGTCAAAACTTTGAATAATTTATGAAAAAACTCTTTTTCATTGATCGCAGGTGTATCAAAATAGTGAATCTCTTTTTGGTGTTTCAGTTTTTCCTGGACACGGGTGAGTAAAATGCTTTTACCCGTACCAGGTCTTCCAAAAAGCAGGATCATCTTCAACGGCTTATTCATGCTATGCTGCAGTTGTTGAAAAGCCGTGACAGAAGAGTCTAGATCAATGTAATCATCAATATCTACAGAATCAACGAATACATTTTTAGCAGCTTCATATCTACTTTTCATTTAACTTTGAATATCCCAAATCTTTCAATGAAACAGACTTGGAATTTTTAACGATATGTGGCGTAATAATAAATACCAACTCTTCTACTGTATTGATTCTCTCTTGACGTTTGAACAAAGCACCTAATCCCGGAATATCCCCCAACAGTGGTATATGATTGTCTTTAAACCCTGTTTGAGTTGATATAAGTCCTCCAAGGATAGCATGTTCTCCATCTTTCACCTTGATGACAGAAGCGATCTGCTGTTTGATCAAATCCGGCGGGATGGTTCTTGCTCCAGCGCCTGTTGTCACAGTATCTATCGTATCTGAAATCGATGGGTTGATCTTTAAGGTGATCATGCCGTTACTGTCGATTTCCGGAGTAATATCCAGTAAAACGCCGGCAAAAACAGAATCAACTACCTCACCTTCAGCTGCAACTGCTCCACCACCGCTACTTGCAGTGCTGGAAGACTTGATTTTATAGAAAAGCTCTTGCCCTACACTGATCAGTGCAGGCTGATTATTGAGTGCCATCACCCGAGGACTCGAGACAGATTTAACATCTCCCTGTGTTGATAAGAATTTCACGACTTCACTTACATCAGTACTACCGGTTAAACTTAATATTTTGGCTGACGATGGCATTGCAGTACTTACAGCATCAGCCACTGTACTTGCTCCTGTAAAATTCGTTATACCTTCTGTAGTATCAAAGGTATAAGTTGCCACATTTGTCTGAGCTGAAAGTAATGTATTGGCGGTAAGGTTTTGTAAACTATAAAGTTGAGACCAGTCAACACCAGTTGTTGTACTGTCATCAAATGATACACTGAGAATACGTATATCGATCAATACTTGTGATTTGATCTGTTTTGTCAGTTCATGTACATATCTGGCTACCCTGTTGATCTGTCTATCGGTACCTGTAACTGTTACCATACCTGCTTCTGGATTCACTATAGGTGATAAAGGATTATACTCCCACACTTTACCATCCGGACCCGTCCATGAATCACCTGATCTTGTGTAATGAGTACTTCCATCAGCAGCACCGATCAAGATACGCTGTATTTCTGCTTCGACCGTCTTCCAAAACTGAAACTCATCTGTACTTTCTATCTCTATACCTGTTT
The sequence above is drawn from the Sulfurovum sp. TSL1 genome and encodes:
- a CDS encoding ATP-binding protein gives rise to the protein MKSRYEAAKNVFVDSVDIDDYIDLDSSVTAFQQLQHSMNKPLKMILLFGRPGTGKSILLTRVQEKLKHQKEIHYFDTPAINEKEFFHKLFKVLTKKDLPSNTEVNFASLVDFCKNLRGKREIIILLDEAQMYSPEMMEKIRLLSDSRAVKFVVSLHKTEDEDLIAKEHFQSRIWEVIELKNATKEDQTAYIHKKLLKKNLFEIANSIKAKNIKRIHKYTKGNYRECNKLLFTIFEICEYYDKNEPSKVNYTKISDRIIEMAALKLGYIHV
- the mshL gene encoding pilus (MSHA type) biogenesis protein MshL, with the translated sequence MKKIHTSGVKFLIVLAMLLGVTQNLSAGNCSTKLFSVTIDSKLTIRDVIDNLADTCGLSVIVKDDAAKLRMNNNLYYVKLKNSTLKGFLNTVLKDNDLNYTLNGNKLTISYLITRTFRIHYISGHRKGVSTANVTIAGSEDSTNGVAGGGGANGNQSTSKTGIEIESTDEFQFWKTVEAEIQRILIGAADGSTHYTRSGDSWTGPDGKVWEYNPLSPIVNPEAGMVTVTGTDRQINRVARYVHELTKQIKSQVLIDIRILSVSFDDSTTTGVDWSQLYSLQNLTANTLLSAQTNVATYTFDTTEGITNFTGASTVADAVSTAMPSSAKILSLTGSTDVSEVVKFLSTQGDVKSVSSPRVMALNNQPALISVGQELFYKIKSSSTASSGGGAVAAEGEVVDSVFAGVLLDITPEIDSNGMITLKINPSISDTIDTVTTGAGARTIPPDLIKQQIASVIKVKDGEHAILGGLISTQTGFKDNHIPLLGDIPGLGALFKRQERINTVEELVFIITPHIVKNSKSVSLKDLGYSKLNEK